DNA from Polaribacter sp. NJDZ03:
ATTTAAATTTTTCTCCATTTCTTCAAAAAAACTTAAATCGATGTATAGTTTTTCATCACCAGGACAATAGAAAGGACCAGTTGCGCTAGAAGCACTTCCACAAGCAGAACTCACAGAGCCTGTAAAAAGAACTAAAGTAGGTTCTCTATAATTTGGTATAATTGTGTTCCAAACATCTTCTGTACTTCTTAAAACTTGGTTACTAAATTCTGCCAACTCATTTTCTTTAGCTGTTCCTTTGTAAGTAGTTGAAGATTCTATTTGGTTACTAGTGTTTCCTGTAATAAAGTTTAAAGGATTATTTCCTGTAAAATACATAACAGCCAAAACAATACCTACAATAATTAACCCTTTTTTAGAAGTCACTAATTTTAATAGAAGCCCAATTATCATAGGACTTAAACTGCCTAAACCACCAGAACTACCACCAGAAGAAGCGCCTCTTCTATCTTCTACATTAGAACTCTTTCTATTTCCTTTCCACTTCATAAAATATCATTTTAAAAAGATAAATTTACTGTTTATTTTTATTTAATTCTTCTAGACTGTGTGGTAAAAGACAATCCTTGTTGACCTTTGGTAGAATTCATGATTCCTTCAAATAAAGGTTCTGGACAATCTTTAGGTATTTTCCATTCGAAAATAAAATTAGAACCCGTTTCTCCATTTTTTTCTACTTCATCAATGATAATTTCTGTAGTTTCTAAAGGAGCTAAAAATATTGTTTTATCAAAATAAGAATATACTAGTTTTCCTTTGGTATCGTAATATTCAGCTTTTAATAAATAGATGGTGTCTGTGTCGCTTGTATTCCGCAAACTAACCATAGCAGTTAAACTATGGGTTTTATGTTCTGAAACACTGTAAATTTGAGAATATACAGATAAATAAGATTTACCATATTCTAAAGAATCTTTTGTGTTGATTGCTAAGTGTTTTTTAGACCAATTATTAAAATCTACAGAGCTTACTTCTTTCTCTTTATTACAGCTTAAAATTAGTAGACTTAGGATGATTAGTAAAGTGTAATTTTTCATTTTATTATCTTTTGAAGAAATGGAAGTGGTTTGTTTAACGTTTAGTATAAGAATAGTTACGGGTTTACGTGCGAGGATTTTCCGCAGGAAAATCAGACGTAGTAAACTTGAAAAGACCTTTTTCTAAGCCTAAAATTGAGCTATTATTTTTATACATTGCTGTAAATAGTGTTTATTTAAGTTTGTCTTTAATATGAGTAATCAATGTTTTTATTCTTTTATCCCAATATTCTTGAGCATAATTTGACAATTTTTTAGTGTCATTCTCATATTTTTTATTTAACTCATCCAAAGAAACAACCTCAAAGTATCTTATCTTTTTAGGTCTTGGCCAGTTTTTCAATTCTTGAGTCACTTTGTCGAAAACTGTGTCCGTTCCGTATTCTAATTCATACTGGATACATAAAGAATCAAATTCTTCTGCTTTACTATTCATATTTAAAATAGCATCGTTTCTTCTTTGCAAGTGATATTCTGCTTGTCTTTTGCTAATGTCATCTTTTGTCATCTCAAAACACTGCCTATTATAAGCATATCCCATATCATCTTGAATACAAGTTTTTTCAATTCTTCTCAAAGAGTTTAGCGTCCCAATTAATTTGGCGTATAAAGCTTTTTGTCTTTCGGTTTTATCTTTTTTACTTTTTCGTAATTCGATTAATAAAACTGAAGTTAAGGAAATAACTCCACCAATTATTACTGATAATATAGTTCTGAAAAAATCAATATTTATTATTGAATCTGAGGTCATTTTTACATTATTTACAATTCCAACAATAAAATAAGTTTCAATTCATTTTATCAGAAGTCAAACGAATTTACCCTTTTTTCTTGACAAAATCAAACAAAAAACCTCTCTGAATACGCAGTGAGGTTTGTGATTTTTATCAGCAATAAAAAAAGTTAAGTTTAATAAAGTAATTATTTTAAATCATTCACATCAATCTTAAATAATTCGGCTGCATTTTCCCATAGAATGAATTCTTTTTTATCATCAGCTAAATCTAATTGATTCATAAATTTCAAATAAGATTTCATATTAGAAATTGGCCAGTCGGTACCATATAATAAATATTTTGGATCTCCTGCGTAGGTTATCATCTCTTCAATTTCCTTTTTCATGTAGCGTTCAAACTTGTCATTAAAATCGCCTAAAACCAAACCAGAAATATCAGCAAAAACATTTTTATTTTTATAGACAACTTCCATACAATCTTTAATCCAAGGATTACCAACATGACAAATTACAATTTTTAAATCTGGAAAATCTACCGCTAAATCATCAATATGCAACGGATGAGAATATTTTACTTTACCTGTTGGTGCATATGTATCTCCAGAATGAAACATTACAGGAACATCATATTCAATGGCCATTTCATACCACAATTTTAATCGAATATCATTCGGATAAAAAGGCTCGTAGCCAGGATAAAATTTTAAACCTTTTATATGTCCTTCTTTTAAATACTGACTAACTTCTATAACATCTTTGTAATTATAATGCAAGTAACTAATACCAGCAACTACGCCAATATTTTTATAACCTTTAACCGTTTCTACAACTAGTTTGGTGCTTGGTCTGTGTTCATTTACTTTGTAAGAGGATAAAACCAATGAATAATCTACCTGATTATCTTTCATGGTATTAGAAAGTAAATCTAAACTATCTTTTATAGAGGTTACTCTATCTTCATGGTAATTATTAAGGTGTGTATGTACGTCTATAATCATTTTTTTTGAATATGAATTGTGTATGATGTGTTTATCAAAGTTACAATTTAAAACAGAAAAAATAGATTTGAATTTACAACGTAGCTTTTTAAAGCAGCTTTATGATAGTTAAGAAAACCTATTTTTAAAAGCTAAATGGAATCTTTAAAATTAGTCTTGCTGGTCTGTTGCAATTCCAAAATAAACCCAAGTAACATTTTCTAAAAAAGGATTGTTCATGGAGTGGAATTCTCCTTGTTCAATAGTGATACAATCTCCAGGAACTACAATCATTTTATTAGCATTCACAATAAATTCTACTTTACCAGATTGTATATAAAAAACTTCGTACATGGTATCATGTTTATGCGTTTCTACAGTTTGTCCGGGAGTAAATGTGGCAGCACCAAACATCATTAATTGAGGAACAATTCCTTTTTCTATAAATACTTTTTTCTTGATATCGTCATTATGACTAGTGCCAATTTCTGGTAATGTGTTGGTGTGTGTAAGTTTCATTGTAGCATAATTATGAAATTCGAAAGGACAGAAAGAATTAATAGATGTAATTAATTATTTGTATAGAATTTAGTTTAAAAATAAGCAATATGTCTGGTTGAGCGCAGTAGAAACCTAATTTTTTAATCTAATAGTTCTCGACTGCGCTCGAACTGACATTGTTGAGTTTAAAAACTAAAAAAAAGAAACAGTAGGTTAATCTAAAATTAGGTGTTTATCTACTTACTTATAACATTTAATTTTAAAAAAAAAAAAGGGACAAATAAAAAAACCTCTCTGAATATACAGAGAGGTTTATAATTTATCTGTGGCGATTCGCCACTATTTAATTAACGCGTAAGAACGTTTTATAAAGTTTGTTAACTCTTCACCATGTAAAAGGTTCTGAGATAATTTAGCTAAATCAAAAGCTTGAGAAATTAAACCTTTCTGAGCCGCTTCATCTTTATTATTTAAGATATCAGAAACTAATGGGCTGTTTGTATTAACTACTAAGTTATACATGTCTGGGAAATTACCCATTCCCATCATTCCACCACCACCAGAAGCTTGCATTTCTTTCATTCTACGCATAAATTCTGGAACTGTAATCATAAACGGAGAAGAAGCAGAGTCCATCGCTTCTAATTGAACCGTATAAGTTTTAGAATTTACGGCACCTTCAATAATTGGTTTTAAAGTTGCAATTTCATCCTCAGATAATTTAGAAATTACGTTTTCGTCTTTCTTAATTAAATTATCTAAGTGATCTGCATCAACTCTAGAGAATTTTACTTTAGCATCACCACCTTCTAATTTCTGCATTAAATGCGAAATAATAGGAGAATCTAATAACAATACTTCATATCCTTTTGCTGTTGCATCTTGAATATAACTGTGTTGTGCTTCTTTGTTTGATGTATATAAAAGAACGTGATTTCCTTCTTTATCAGTCTGAGAATCTTTTGTTTTTTCAATTAATTCATCAAACGTAAAATAGGTGTCTGCAACTGTTGGGTACAATGCAAATTTCTTCGCTTTGTCAAAGAATTTATCTTCAGACAACATTCCGTACTCAATAATTACTTTAATATCATTCCATTTTGTTTCAAAATCTGCTCTGTCTTTTTTGAAGATAGAAGATAATTTATCGGCTACTTTTTTAGTAATGTAACCAGAAATTTTCTTTACTGCTCCGTCTGCTTGTAAACCAGAACGAGAAACGTTTAAAGGAATGTCTGGAGAATCGATTACACCTTTTAGCATTTGTAAGAAATCAGGAACAATTCCTTCTACATTATCCGTTACAAAAACTTGGTTTTGGTATAATTGAATTTTGTCCTTTTGCATATCCATTGATGTAGATAACTTAGGGAAAAATAAAATACCTGTTAAGTTAAAAGGATAATCTACATTTAAATGAATGTGGAATAAAGACTCTTCAAATTGCATTGGATACAATTCTCTGTAGAAGTTTTCATAATCTTCATCACTTAAATCTGCAGGCGCTTTTGTCCAAGCAGGTTCTGTATTATTGATGATATTATCAACTGTAATTTTTTTATGAGGCTCTGTAGTTTCTTTCCCTTCAGCATCTGTTGTAGTTGCAGGTGTAAACTCAGGATCGTCAATTTCTTCTGTTCCAAATTTAATTGGCACTTGGTTAAAACGGTTGTATTTGTTTAATAAACCACCAATTTTACTTTCTTCTAAGAAGTCTAAAGAATCTTCTGCAACGTGCAAAATAATTTCTGTACCTCTGTCTGCTTTATCGCTTTCTACTAATGTAAATTCTGGAGAACCATCACAAGTCCAATGTGCAGCAGGTTCGTCTTTAAAAGACTTTGTAATTAATTCTACTTTTTCTGCAACCATAAAAGCAGAGTAAAAACCTAGTCCGAAATGACCAATAATTCCTGCTTCGTTGTCTTTATATTTATCTAAAAACTCTTCAGCTCCAGAAAATGCAATTTGGTTGATGTATTTTTCAACCTCATCTGCAGTCATTCCTAAACCTTGATCTTTAATTGTAATTGTTTTAGCTTCTTTATCGATGCTTACTTCAATTTTAGCATCACCTAATTCAGTTTTTGCTTCACCAATAGCAATTAAGTGTTTTAATTTAGAAGTTGCATCTGTTCCGTTAGAAATTAATTCACGTAAAAAGATTTCGTGATCTGAATACAAGAACTTTTTAATTAGTGGAAAAATATTTTCTACTGATACATTAATATTTCCTTTTGCCATTTTATATTTATTTAATTTTGAGGTTGCTACTTCGTGTGATTTTTTTTCTAAAAAACGTATCGAGAAGTTTTAATTATTCTCTAAAGACACTTTTTCTATCTTAAAAATTCACCTGAATTGACAAACAGTTATTATTTATAATTTGATATAGGTTATTCAAAAAAAATACCAAAGAGAATTTTATGACAAGATGACAGAAATATTATTTTAATGGCAACTGTTTCATTTATTTTTATAAATTAGTACTTTTACGTATTAAGACTTTGCTAAAAAATCAAAAAAACAATATATAATTATGTATAATTCAAAAATAACGGGACTTGGCTATTATGTTCCAGAGAATGTTGTTACCAATAATGACTTAAAAGAGTTCATGGAAACTTCAGATGAATGGATTCAAGAACGAACAGGAATTAAAGAAAGACGTTGGATAGACCCAAAAACAGAAGACACAACGGCAGTTATGGGCGCAAAAGCATCTAGAATTGCAATTGAAAGAGCTGGTTTAACAAAAGATGATATCGATTTTATTGTGTTTGCAACTTTAAGTCCAGATATGTATTTTCCTGGAGGTGGAGTTCAAGTACAAGAAATGTTAGATATGGGGACAATTCCGGCTTTAGATGTACGTAACCAATGTTCTGGTTTTATTTATGCAATGTCTGTTGCAGACCAATTTATAAAAACAGGAATGTATAAAAATGTTTTAGTAATTGGTGCTGAAAATCATTCTGGAGGATTAGACAAATCGACAAGAGGGAGAAATATTTCGGTTATTTTTGGTGATGGAGCAGGAGCAGCTGTACTTTCTAGAAGTGAAGAAGCAGGAAAAGGAATTTTATCTACTCATTTACATTCGGAAGGAAAACATGCAAAAGAATTGGTTTTAGAAGGACCGTCTACCGGAAAATGGGTTCCAGGAATTATAGAAAGAAATGATCCAGATGATGTTTCATATTTCCCGTATATGAATGGTCAGTTTGTTTTTAAACACGCAATAACACGTTTTTCTGAAGCTATTGTAGAAGGTTTAGCTGCAAATAAATTAGAGAAAGAAGATATTGATATGTTAATTCCGCATCAAGCAAATTTACGTATCGCACAGTTTATACAAAAGAAGTTTAAATTGTCTGATGACAGGGTTTTTAATAATATTCAAAAATACGGAAACACCACAGCTGCTTCTGTAATTATTGCTTTAACCGAAGCGTGGGAAGAAGGAAAAATAAAGGACAACGATTTAGTTGTTTTAGCTGCTTTTGGAAGTGGATTTACTTGGGGTTCTGTTATTATCCGTTGGTAAAAAGGTGATTTTAAACTAAAATGTTTTCAATTTAGATATAGAACTCAATTTAAATTCAAAATGTCATACAGAGCTTGTCGAAGTGTAACTTAAATGGTCTTCGACAAGCTCTGTATGACATTTGTTTTCTAAATTGTTCTTTTGGAATGATTTGTTAAAAATGTGATTTTAACCTAAAATATTTTCAATTTAAATATGGAAACCCAATTGAAATTATAAATGTCACACAGAGCTTGTCGAAGTGTAACTTAAATGGTCTTCGACAAGCTCAGACTGACATTCGTTTTCTAAATTGTTCTTTTGGAATGATTGGTAAAAAATGTGATTTTAAACTGAAATGTTTTTAATTTAAATATGAAAACCCAATTCAAACTCTAAATGTCACACAGAGCTTGTCGAAGTGGAGCTAAATGATCTTCGACAGGCTCAGACTGACATTCGTTTGCTAGATTGTTATTTTAGATTGATGGATGAAAAATGTGATTTTAAACTAAAATATAATCAAGTTAAAACGTAAAGTCAATTAAAGTTCTAAATGTCACACTGAGCTTGTCGAAGTGTAACTTAAATGGTCTTCGACAAGCTCAGACTGACATTCGTTTTCTAAATTGTTTTTTTAGAATGATTGGTTAAAAAGGTGATTTTAAACTAAAATATTTTCAATTTAAATCTAGAAATCCAATTAAAACTCTAAATGTCACACAGAGCTTGTCGAAGTGCAATCTAAATTGTCTTCGACAAGCTCAGACTGACATTTGTTTTCTAAATTGTTCTTTTAGAATTATTGACGAAAAATGTGATTTTAAACTAAAATGGTATCAATTTAAATATGGAAACCCAATTAAAACTCTAAATGTCACACTGAGCTTGTCGAAGTGCAATACCTAAAAACTAAATTATGAGAATTTATTATGTCTACATTTTACTATGCTCTGATAATTCTTATTACACAGGAATGACAAACAATTTAGAAAGAAGGTTGTTTGAGCATAAGTCAGGAAAAAGTAAAGATTCCTATACTTTTTCTAGACTACCAATTGAATTGAAATGGTATTTAGAATGTTCAGATTCGAGAGATGCAATTCAATATGAAAAGAAAATTAAAGGTTGGTCTCATAGAAAAAAGAAAGCTTTGATTGATGAAAATTGGAGTGATTTAGTAAAGTTTTCTAAAAACTATTCAGAAAACGAGGATTCTAGAATATAGTCAAGTTAAAATTCAAAATGTCACACAGAGCTTGTCGAAGTGTAACTTAAATGATCTTCGACAAGCTCAGACTGACATCCATTTTCTAAATTGTTCTTTTAGAATTATTGATGAAAAATGTGATTTTAAACTAAAATGGTTTCAATTTAAATATGGAAAACCAATTAAAATTCGAATTGTCACACTGAGCTTGTCGAAGTGCAGTAAAAAGGTCTTCGACAGGCTCAGACTGACATCCATTTTCTAAATTGTTCTTTTAGAATTATTGACGAAAAATGTGATTTTAAACTAAAATGGTTTCAATTTAAATATGGAAAACCAATTAAAATTCTAATTGTCACACAGAGCTTGTCGAAGTGTAAGTTAAATGGTCTTCGACAAACTCAGACTGACATTTGTTTTCTAAATTGTTCTTTTAGAATTATTGACGAAAAATATGATTTTAAACTAAAATGGTATCAATTTAAATATGGAAAACCAATTAAAATTCTAAATGTCACACTGAGCTTGTCGAAGTGTAACTTAAATGGTCTTCGACAAGCTCAGACTGACATTTGTTTTCTAAATTGTTCTTTTAGAATTATTGACGAAAAATATGATTTTAAACTAAAATGGTATCAATTTAAATATGGAAAACCAATTAAAATTCTAAATGTCACACAGAGCTTGTCGAAGTGCAGTAAAAAGGTCTTCGACAGGCTCAGACTGACATTCGTTTGCTAGATTGTTATTTTAGATTGATGGATGAAAAATGTGATTTTAAACTAAAATATAATCAAGTTAAAACGTAAACCAATTAAAACTCAAAATGTCACACTGACCTTGTTGAAGTGCAGCCTAATGGTCTTCAATAGACTCAAACTGACATACACTTCAAAAACACTATTAAAAAACTACTTATTTACTAGCATTAGGATAATCGGTATAACCTTTAGCTCCTTGAGTGTAAAAAGTATCTTGATCCCATTCTGCTAATTCTAAGTTGTTTTCAAAACGTTCTACTAAATCTGGGTTAGAGATAAAAGGTTTACCATAAGCAACTAAATCAGCATTTCCATCTTCTAGTACTTTATTTCCTTTTTCTTTATCAAACGAAGTGTTAATCATTAGAGTTCCATTATATAGCGGACGGAAATGTTTTGCAATTTCTGTTACAGCAAAAGGAACATCAGAAACATCTGTAAAAGGCTCAGAAAGATGAACGTATGCTAAATTGTAATCGTTTAATTTTTTAATAATGTATTCGAATGTTGGTATGGTTTCTTCGTCTAAATTAATACCAAACATACCGTTTAAAGAAGGATTGAAACGTACACCTATTTTTTCTTGAGGAATAACTTCTTTCATTGCATCTAAAACTTCAAAAAAGAAACGGGTTTTGTTTTCAATGCTTCCACCATATTCATCTGTTCTTGTATTTGAACAGTTTGTGAAAAATTGATGAAATAAATAACCATTAGAAGAGTGAATTTCTACGCCATCAAAACCTGCTTTTACGGCATTTGCAGCGGCATTTTTAAAATCATTAACCGTAGTTTTAATATCTTCAATAGTCATTTCTTTTGGAGTAACGGTGTCTTTAAAACCTTCTACAGTAAAAGATTGTGCGTTTGGGTTTATAGCTGATGCAGAAAGAGGTAAGCCTCCATTATGAAAATCTGGGTGCGACATTCTACCTACATGCCATAATTGAATAAAGATTTTTCCATCTTTATCATGTACACGTTTCGTTACTTTTTTCCAACCTGCTACCTGCTCTTCAGAGTATATTCCTGGCGTATAAATATAACCAACAGCATCTTTAGATACTTGCGATCCTTCTGTGATAATTAAACCGGCAGAAGCACGTTGCTCATAATACAAACCTTGTAATTCGTTCGTAGCTACATTACCTTCGTTATCTGCTCTACTACGTGTCATGGGAGCCATTACAACTCTATTTTTTAAATTGATATGCTTATTATATGGAGTTAATAATTGTTGCTTTTTCATCTAATATTGATTTTTATATTGTTATAATCTATACAAAATTACAAGATTAGAAATCTAATATTATTGACTTAGATCAATTAAGAAAGATTTAACCTTTAAGTTGTCGCCTTACTCGACTTAAGTTTTCTGGAGAAACTCCTAAATAATTTGCAATGTCATAATTAGGTACTCTATCTTCTATGTTTGGGTAAGAGTGGCAAAACTCTAAGTAACGTTCTTGCGTATTTTTCTCTAATGTAGATAAAATTCTTTTTCGCTGCGCGATGAATGCCTTGGTTGTTAAAATTCTAAAATAACGCTCAAAAATAGGTGCTTCAGTATAAATTTTTTGAAGATTATTATAGCTTATAGATAATAATTTAGAGTCTTCTATGGCTTCTATATGTAATAGGGAAGGTATCTGATTGTAAAAAGCATCAAAATCTCCTATCCACCAATTTTCTATTGCAAACTGAATGATGTGTCTATGTCCTTTATCATCAGAATAATAAGCTTTTAAACAACCTTTAACAACAAAATATTCATGTTTTACAATGGCGCTAGGTAATGACAAAAACTGACCTTTTGGTATAGACGTTTCCGTTAAAACAGCATTAAATAATTGCAAATCAATAGCTGATGGAGTAATATAGTTATTGATGTGATTTGTTATAGATAGATACATATTACAAAGATGCATCAATCATTATTTATTTAAAGTAAAATGTTTTTTTTATTTAATTTATTTTTCAAATATAACTTCATTTTTTGTTTTAATATTTTTTTCAAAATTAGAAATATTTTCAAAAGTTATTTTGGCTATTTGTTCTAATGCCTCTTTTGTTAAAAACCCTTGGTGAGCGGTAATTAATACATTTGGGAAGCTTATCAATCTTAATATTAATTCATCGAGAATAATGTTTTCAGATAAATCTTTAAAAAACAGCTTTTCTTCTTGTTCATATACATCAATTCCTAAATAACCTATTTTTTGAGACTTTAAGGCTTTTATAGCATCTTTACTGTTAACCAAACCACCTCTACTGGTATTAATTAGCATGACACCTTTTTTCATTTTTGAAAATGTTTTATTATTCATTAAATGATGTGTTTCTGGTGTAAGTGGGCAATGTAAAGAAATAATATCTGATACTTTTATAAGTTCATCAAAGGGTAAATATGTTACACCTTGTTTTATTAATTCTTTATTTTCATAAACATCATATGCAACAACTTTACAACCAAAGCCTAACATTATCTTAGAAAAAGCTTCACCAATTCTACCTGTTCCAATTACACCAACAGTTTTTGTATATAGATTAAAACCTATTAATTTTTCTAAAGAAAAATTACCTTCTCTAACTCTATTATATGCTTTATGTGTTTTTCTGTTTAATGTCATTATTAAAGCCACAGCTTGTTCTGCAACGGCATGAGGAGAGTAGGCGGGAACCCTTACAACGGTAATGTTATTTTTTGCAGCAGCTTCTAAATCTATATTATTAAAGCCGGCACAACGTAAGGCTATTAACTTTATACCATTTTTAGCTATTTTTTCTATTGTTTCTGCTTCTAGTTTGTCATTTACAAAAACACAGACAGCATTAAAACCTAAAGCTAAATTGGTTGTTTTATAATTTAAGGATTCTTCAAAATAAGTAATAGAATGTTCCCTTTTTGTATTGTATTTTTCTAATGACTCCTTATCATAAGATTTTGTACTAAAAACGGCTATTTTCATAATTATCTAGATTTTAATAAACTTTTTTAAAATAAAATAATAGGTTACGGTACTATAAAGGTAGTTAAATTTGTAAAGAATAATAAGAAGTTTTTATCAACTTTTACAAGAAAAATATTTTAAAGATCGACTTTATTTATGGTTATTTTTTTTTGAAAAATGAAATTAAATTGATGAAATGGATTTCGAATATTAATAGCTTTTCTTAATCTCATTGTTTATATTTGTTATGATATTAAATTTGTTTAACGTAAATTAACGAAATGAAAAATGTAACATTAGTTCTTGGCGCATCAACAAATCCTAATAAATATTCTAATATTGCTATAAAGAGACTCGTAGATAAAGAAATACCAGTTGCAGCTTTAGGAATAAGAAAAGGAACTGTTTTAGGAGTTGTAATTGATACCGAAAAGAAAGAGTATGAGAATATTGATACTATTACAATATACCTAAATCCAAAAAATCAAGAAGAATATTATAACTATATCATTGGTTTAAAACCGAGAAGGGTCATTTTTAATCCTGGAGCAGAAAATGAAGAGTTGGTTAAACTTTTAGAAGAGAATTCTATAGAAGTAGAAGTTGCTTGTACATTAGTAATGCTAAGTATAAATCAATATTAAAAAGTAAATTGAATTGGTAAAGTTAAACTTCCCTTTTCAAAATATTTTATTTTCTAATAAATTTAGAAAAACCAATTCAATTTACTTATTAATTAAACTTTAAATATTTTTCCTGGTTCTGCTAAATATGTATTTTTAAATATTTGTTGTGCTTCTTCTTTAAACACATTAATATCTTTATATCTACCAGAATAATGCCCAATTATTAATTGTTTTGCGTTGGCTTGTTTTGCAATTTCTGCAGCTTGTTTTGTAGTTGCATGTTTTGTCTTTTTAGCCAAATCTTCTCTATCTGCTAAAAAAGTAGCTTCGTGGTATAATAGATCTACATCTTTTATAATAGGTACTATGTCTGGTTTGTAACAAGTATCGCTACAAAAGGCAAAACTTAAAGGTTTGTCTGGCTCAATTGTTAATTCTAAATTAGAAACAACTTCTCCAGAAGGTAAAACTACATCTCTACCGGCTTTAATATTTAAATAATCGGCTTTATCTATTTCTGGATATCCGCTAATATTTAACATGTTTAATTTTCTTGGTTTTTCTTTTTCTGTAAATAAATAACCATTTGTATAAACTCTGTGGTTTAAAGGAATTGTACTTACAGAAACTTTATCATCTTCAAAAATAAGCTCACTTTCTTTTGAAGTTAATTCATGAAAAATCATTTTATATTTTGCATGAGA
Protein-coding regions in this window:
- a CDS encoding neutral zinc metallopeptidase → MKWKGNRKSSNVEDRRGASSGGSSGGLGSLSPMIIGLLLKLVTSKKGLIIVGIVLAVMYFTGNNPLNFITGNTSNQIESSTTYKGTAKENELAEFSNQVLRSTEDVWNTIIPNYREPTLVLFTGSVSSACGSASSATGPFYCPGDEKLYIDLSFFEEMEKNLNAPGDFAQAYVIAHEVGHHIQTITGISKKVQALRDKVSQTEYNKYSVMLELQADFYAGVWAHHSQKDNLILDDNDLEEALNAANAIGDDRLQKQSTGRVVPDSFTHGTSAQRMRWFKKGFDTGDVNQGDTFSASSL
- a CDS encoding DUF3124 domain-containing protein — protein: MKNYTLLIILSLLILSCNKEKEVSSVDFNNWSKKHLAINTKDSLEYGKSYLSVYSQIYSVSEHKTHSLTAMVSLRNTSDTDTIYLLKAEYYDTKGKLVYSYFDKTIFLAPLETTEIIIDEVEKNGETGSNFIFEWKIPKDCPEPLFEGIMNSTKGQQGLSFTTQSRRIK
- a CDS encoding amidohydrolase family protein yields the protein MIIDVHTHLNNYHEDRVTSIKDSLDLLSNTMKDNQVDYSLVLSSYKVNEHRPSTKLVVETVKGYKNIGVVAGISYLHYNYKDVIEVSQYLKEGHIKGLKFYPGYEPFYPNDIRLKLWYEMAIEYDVPVMFHSGDTYAPTGKVKYSHPLHIDDLAVDFPDLKIVICHVGNPWIKDCMEVVYKNKNVFADISGLVLGDFNDKFERYMKKEIEEMITYAGDPKYLLYGTDWPISNMKSYLKFMNQLDLADDKKEFILWENAAELFKIDVNDLK
- a CDS encoding cupin domain-containing protein; its protein translation is MKLTHTNTLPEIGTSHNDDIKKKVFIEKGIVPQLMMFGAATFTPGQTVETHKHDTMYEVFYIQSGKVEFIVNANKMIVVPGDCITIEQGEFHSMNNPFLENVTWVYFGIATDQQD
- the htpG gene encoding molecular chaperone HtpG, producing the protein MAKGNINVSVENIFPLIKKFLYSDHEIFLRELISNGTDATSKLKHLIAIGEAKTELGDAKIEVSIDKEAKTITIKDQGLGMTADEVEKYINQIAFSGAEEFLDKYKDNEAGIIGHFGLGFYSAFMVAEKVELITKSFKDEPAAHWTCDGSPEFTLVESDKADRGTEIILHVAEDSLDFLEESKIGGLLNKYNRFNQVPIKFGTEEIDDPEFTPATTTDAEGKETTEPHKKITVDNIINNTEPAWTKAPADLSDEDYENFYRELYPMQFEESLFHIHLNVDYPFNLTGILFFPKLSTSMDMQKDKIQLYQNQVFVTDNVEGIVPDFLQMLKGVIDSPDIPLNVSRSGLQADGAVKKISGYITKKVADKLSSIFKKDRADFETKWNDIKVIIEYGMLSEDKFFDKAKKFALYPTVADTYFTFDELIEKTKDSQTDKEGNHVLLYTSNKEAQHSYIQDATAKGYEVLLLDSPIISHLMQKLEGGDAKVKFSRVDADHLDNLIKKDENVISKLSEDEIATLKPIIEGAVNSKTYTVQLEAMDSASSPFMITVPEFMRRMKEMQASGGGGMMGMGNFPDMYNLVVNTNSPLVSDILNNKDEAAQKGLISQAFDLAKLSQNLLHGEELTNFIKRSYALIK
- a CDS encoding 3-oxoacyl-ACP synthase III family protein, translated to MYNSKITGLGYYVPENVVTNNDLKEFMETSDEWIQERTGIKERRWIDPKTEDTTAVMGAKASRIAIERAGLTKDDIDFIVFATLSPDMYFPGGGVQVQEMLDMGTIPALDVRNQCSGFIYAMSVADQFIKTGMYKNVLVIGAENHSGGLDKSTRGRNISVIFGDGAGAAVLSRSEEAGKGILSTHLHSEGKHAKELVLEGPSTGKWVPGIIERNDPDDVSYFPYMNGQFVFKHAITRFSEAIVEGLAANKLEKEDIDMLIPHQANLRIAQFIQKKFKLSDDRVFNNIQKYGNTTAASVIIALTEAWEEGKIKDNDLVVLAAFGSGFTWGSVIIRW
- a CDS encoding GIY-YIG nuclease family protein encodes the protein MRIYYVYILLCSDNSYYTGMTNNLERRLFEHKSGKSKDSYTFSRLPIELKWYLECSDSRDAIQYEKKIKGWSHRKKKALIDENWSDLVKFSKNYSENEDSRI
- a CDS encoding alkene reductase gives rise to the protein MKKQQLLTPYNKHINLKNRVVMAPMTRSRADNEGNVATNELQGLYYEQRASAGLIITEGSQVSKDAVGYIYTPGIYSEEQVAGWKKVTKRVHDKDGKIFIQLWHVGRMSHPDFHNGGLPLSASAINPNAQSFTVEGFKDTVTPKEMTIEDIKTTVNDFKNAAANAVKAGFDGVEIHSSNGYLFHQFFTNCSNTRTDEYGGSIENKTRFFFEVLDAMKEVIPQEKIGVRFNPSLNGMFGINLDEETIPTFEYIIKKLNDYNLAYVHLSEPFTDVSDVPFAVTEIAKHFRPLYNGTLMINTSFDKEKGNKVLEDGNADLVAYGKPFISNPDLVERFENNLELAEWDQDTFYTQGAKGYTDYPNASK
- a CDS encoding Crp/Fnr family transcriptional regulator, with amino-acid sequence MYLSITNHINNYITPSAIDLQLFNAVLTETSIPKGQFLSLPSAIVKHEYFVVKGCLKAYYSDDKGHRHIIQFAIENWWIGDFDAFYNQIPSLLHIEAIEDSKLLSISYNNLQKIYTEAPIFERYFRILTTKAFIAQRKRILSTLEKNTQERYLEFCHSYPNIEDRVPNYDIANYLGVSPENLSRVRRQLKG